One stretch of Candidatus Nitrosotenuis cloacae DNA includes these proteins:
- a CDS encoding Snf7 family protein: MTGFEKNWARQETASVADKLRDSVKPQGALKPRIQTAVNKLQLQISKMDSMLNKLHERDAQLFKRIVAAMQQHDTSASRVLSNELAEIRKVTKMLGNARMALEQVQLRLTTIHDLGDAMVAIGPAMSTMKGLKSSLGRFMPEADAELNSMTQTLSGLMMDSLAGDAFNVGSDVSSEETEKILQEASAIAEQQIGDRFPSVPSPSGLSSQSSSSTYE; encoded by the coding sequence ATGACCGGCTTCGAGAAAAATTGGGCACGTCAGGAAACTGCAAGTGTGGCAGACAAACTTCGAGACTCTGTCAAGCCACAGGGTGCATTGAAACCAAGAATTCAAACCGCAGTCAACAAACTGCAATTGCAAATCTCAAAAATGGATTCAATGTTAAACAAGTTGCACGAACGTGACGCTCAACTATTCAAACGAATCGTAGCTGCTATGCAACAGCATGATACAAGTGCAAGTCGTGTCTTATCAAACGAACTAGCTGAAATACGCAAAGTCACAAAGATGCTAGGCAATGCAAGAATGGCATTAGAACAAGTACAATTGCGCCTCACCACCATACATGATCTTGGTGATGCAATGGTAGCAATAGGTCCAGCAATGTCGACAATGAAGGGCCTCAAGTCATCACTTGGACGCTTTATGCCAGAAGCAGATGCAGAGCTTAACTCCATGACACAGACACTCAGCGGTTTGATGATGGACTCACTGGCAGGCGATGCATTCAATGTTGGATCCGATGTTTCAAGCGAAGAGACAGAAAAAATCCTCCAAGAGGCATCAGCAATTGCAGAACAGCAAATCGGGGACAGATTCCCATCAGTTCCCTCACCTTCTGGACTTTCGTCCCAATCAAGCTCCTCAACTTACGAGTAA
- a CDS encoding glutamate racemase, with translation MGKIVVFDSGLGSLSVIQAIRKTTKADIVYFADQKNYPYGTKNTRELGKIIEYTIHTLQEKFNPDIIVVGSNTPTVLFPDLFTNDTILGVSPPLPDAIKYTKTGSIAVLGTLATINSRHLNNQITNTIPKNILITKIDSTELIDLVEAGKFLNDIKYCKSKIKNVLKNIFSLKKIDVATLSSTHLPFLDSLLKEMFPNILFLDPAVSVAQQILKNKKFHPSQKNSLNIYASGNVKNLQTKLEKLQIKNKIHHLEF, from the coding sequence ATGGGCAAGATTGTAGTGTTTGATTCCGGATTAGGATCACTGTCTGTAATACAAGCAATTCGGAAAACCACCAAGGCAGACATTGTTTATTTTGCTGATCAGAAAAACTATCCATATGGAACAAAAAATACCAGAGAACTTGGGAAAATAATTGAATACACAATCCACACATTACAGGAAAAATTTAATCCAGACATCATAGTTGTTGGCTCTAATACCCCAACCGTTTTGTTTCCAGATCTGTTTACAAATGATACCATATTGGGAGTGTCTCCTCCCCTACCTGATGCCATAAAATACACCAAAACAGGATCTATTGCGGTTCTTGGAACTTTGGCTACAATAAATAGCAGACATCTAAACAATCAGATCACTAATACAATCCCAAAAAATATTTTGATAACTAAAATAGATTCTACGGAATTAATTGATCTTGTTGAAGCTGGGAAATTCCTTAATGATATAAAATATTGCAAAAGCAAAATAAAAAATGTTCTAAAAAATATTTTTTCTTTAAAAAAAATTGATGTTGCAACTCTATCCAGTACACATCTACCATTTCTTGACTCATTACTCAAAGAAATGTTTCCAAACATTCTTTTTTTGGATCCGGCCGTATCTGTTGCACAACAAATTCTAAAAAATAAAAAATTTCATCCATCACAAAAAAACTCATTGAACATCTATGCTTCAGGCAATGTAAAAAATCTCCAAACTAAGTTAGAAAAATTACAAATTAAAAATAAAATTCATCATCTAGAGTTTTGA